In the Ruminococcus sp. OA3 genome, one interval contains:
- a CDS encoding ABC transporter permease: protein MNKWKNTGKKVVSSLLQTILVLIGITFVTFLILYLAPGNPAEIWLTGGDANVGQISEEAIREQEEKMGLDKPFLVQYGTWLSKVFQGDLGKSMTTSAPVAKELAKHIIPTLSLTLVSLVLTVLISVPLGIYCAVYKDRLPDNIVRMFSFLGISMPSFFISLILLWIFCLKLQVFPVIASNDWKGMVLPAAVLVIQCSSKLTRQVRAVVLEQLNQDYVKGAVARGVDERTILFSHVLKNALVPILTWCSIYFGIMLGGAAVIETIFSWDGIGKLAIESVSRLDYFMIQGFVLWVAVIFLLVNFAVDLLSTVIDPRIKGGVR, encoded by the coding sequence ATGAATAAGTGGAAAAATACAGGTAAGAAAGTGGTATCCAGTCTTCTGCAGACGATTCTGGTACTGATAGGCATTACATTTGTAACATTCCTGATACTGTACCTGGCTCCCGGTAACCCGGCTGAGATCTGGCTTACGGGAGGCGATGCCAATGTGGGGCAGATTTCTGAGGAGGCGATCAGAGAGCAGGAAGAAAAGATGGGGCTTGATAAGCCGTTTCTTGTACAGTATGGGACATGGCTGAGTAAGGTTTTTCAGGGGGATCTGGGCAAGTCCATGACGACGTCGGCACCGGTCGCCAAAGAACTGGCGAAACATATCATTCCGACACTGAGCCTGACGCTGGTGTCGCTTGTTTTAACTGTACTGATATCCGTTCCGCTGGGAATTTACTGTGCGGTTTACAAGGATCGGCTGCCGGACAATATTGTCCGGATGTTTTCATTTCTCGGAATATCCATGCCTTCCTTTTTTATCTCACTGATCCTGCTGTGGATTTTCTGCCTGAAGCTGCAGGTTTTTCCTGTCATAGCGTCGAATGACTGGAAGGGGATGGTCCTGCCGGCGGCGGTGCTGGTGATCCAATGTTCCTCCAAGCTGACACGGCAGGTGAGAGCGGTTGTCCTGGAACAGCTGAATCAGGACTACGTAAAAGGGGCGGTTGCCCGTGGTGTGGACGAAAGGACGATTTTATTTTCCCATGTGCTGAAAAATGCACTGGTTCCGATTTTGACGTGGTGCAGTATTTATTTTGGAATCATGCTGGGAGGAGCAGCCGTCATAGAAACGATATTTTCATGGGACGGCATCGGAAAGCTTGCCATTGAATCGGTGAGTCGGCTGGATTACTTTATGATCCAGGGATTTGTGTTATGGGTGGCTGTGATATTTTTACTCGTGAATTTTGCGGTGGATCTGCTCAGTACGGTCATTGACCCCAGGATAAAAGGAGGAGTACGATGA
- the hcp gene encoding hydroxylamine reductase, translating to MSQKMFCFQCEQTAGCSGCTGNAGVCGKSADTAKLQDELTGALIGLARACGNNPKTKNTDQIIIDGLFATLTNVNFNDETIRNLIGRVNGEKTIVVPGCSACGSQCENTENYDMSKLWNDDEDIRSLKSLILFGIRGVAAYAYHAAVLGYKDEAVNNFFYKALSAISEDWGMEELLPVVMETGKVNLSCMELLDRANTETFGTPAPAEVSLSVEKGPFIVITGHDLYDLKLLLEQTEGKGINVYTHGEMLPAHAYPELKKYSHLKGNFGTAWQNQQKEFSDLPAPVLFTTNCLMPVKDSYADRVFTTEMVSYPEMVHIGEDKDFTPVIEKALELGGFAEDKVFTGINGGKTVMTGFGHGTVLGVADQVIEAVKSGAIRHFFLVGGCDGARTGRNYYTEFVRQTPSDTVVLTLACGKYRFNDLDLGTIGGLPRLMDMGQCNDAYSAIKVAVALAEAFDCGVNELPLSMVLSWYEQKAVCILLTLLHLGIKNIKLGPTLPAFVSPNVLNFLVENYNIAPITTPEKDLEEILA from the coding sequence ATGAGTCAAAAAATGTTTTGTTTTCAGTGTGAACAAACAGCGGGATGTTCCGGCTGTACAGGAAATGCGGGTGTCTGCGGTAAATCTGCAGATACGGCGAAACTGCAGGATGAGCTCACTGGTGCGCTGATTGGCCTGGCCCGCGCCTGCGGCAACAACCCCAAAACAAAAAACACGGATCAGATCATCATCGATGGGTTGTTTGCGACACTTACCAATGTAAACTTCAATGATGAAACGATTAGAAACCTGATCGGACGTGTGAATGGTGAGAAAACAATCGTTGTGCCTGGATGCAGCGCATGCGGATCCCAGTGTGAAAATACGGAAAATTATGATATGTCTAAACTGTGGAATGACGATGAAGATATCCGTTCCCTGAAATCACTGATTCTGTTCGGTATCCGTGGTGTGGCTGCATACGCTTACCACGCAGCAGTTCTGGGTTACAAAGACGAAGCAGTCAATAACTTTTTTTATAAGGCGCTTTCCGCTATCTCAGAGGACTGGGGAATGGAAGAACTGCTTCCTGTTGTGATGGAAACAGGTAAGGTGAATTTAAGCTGCATGGAACTGCTTGACCGTGCAAATACAGAAACTTTTGGAACACCTGCTCCCGCCGAAGTGTCATTATCTGTAGAAAAAGGGCCGTTCATTGTGATCACCGGCCATGATCTTTATGATCTGAAGCTGCTGCTTGAGCAGACGGAGGGGAAAGGTATCAATGTATATACGCATGGTGAGATGCTGCCTGCTCATGCGTATCCCGAACTTAAGAAGTATTCTCATCTAAAAGGAAACTTCGGTACGGCATGGCAGAATCAGCAGAAAGAATTTTCAGATCTGCCTGCCCCGGTTCTGTTTACAACAAACTGCCTGATGCCGGTGAAAGACAGCTATGCCGACCGGGTGTTCACGACTGAGATGGTATCTTATCCGGAGATGGTTCACATCGGAGAAGATAAGGACTTTACTCCTGTGATTGAAAAGGCACTGGAACTGGGGGGATTTGCTGAAGATAAAGTGTTTACCGGTATCAACGGCGGAAAAACTGTCATGACTGGATTTGGCCATGGTACTGTGCTGGGAGTTGCTGATCAGGTGATCGAGGCGGTAAAAAGTGGTGCGATCAGGCATTTCTTCCTGGTGGGAGGCTGTGACGGAGCCCGTACAGGACGGAATTATTACACAGAGTTTGTGCGTCAGACCCCGTCTGATACGGTAGTGCTGACACTGGCATGCGGCAAGTACCGTTTCAACGATCTGGATCTCGGGACAATTGGCGGTCTGCCTCGCCTTATGGATATGGGGCAGTGCAATGACGCATACAGTGCGATCAAAGTAGCTGTCGCACTTGCGGAAGCATTTGATTGCGGAGTCAATGAACTTCCATTGTCTATGGTACTTTCATGGTATGAGCAGAAAGCAGTCTGTATTCTGCTGACACTGCTTCATCTGGGGATCAAGAACATCAAACTGGGTCCGACATTGCCGGCGTTTGTATCACCGAATGTATTGAACTTCCTTGTGGAGAATTATAATATTGCTCCGATTACGACACCGGAAAAAGATCTGGAAGAAATCCTTGCTTAA
- a CDS encoding DUF3781 domain-containing protein codes for MNEDHELLKKLDRLHTTKLGVVRIKRNLSLDTDDVVEWCKIKINSPNAVITRNGKNWYVRTDACIITVNAYSYTIITAHAAK; via the coding sequence ATGAATGAAGATCATGAATTGCTGAAAAAACTGGACAGACTGCATACAACGAAACTGGGTGTGGTGAGAATAAAAAGAAATTTGTCTTTAGATACAGATGATGTGGTCGAATGGTGCAAAATAAAAATCAATTCTCCCAATGCTGTTATCACAAGAAACGGGAAAAACTGGTATGTGAGAACGGATGCCTGCATCATTACGGTAAATGCATATAGTTATACCATTATCACGGCACATGCTGCGAAATGA
- a CDS encoding excinuclease ABC subunit UvrA — protein sequence MADILVQGLTQNNLKHVSFRIPREKITVFTGVSGSGKSSIVFDTIAAESQRQMNATYPAFVRARLPKYPKPAAERIDNLTASVVVDQSPLGGNSRSTVGTISGLYSSLRLLFSRIGRPYVGTASCFSFNDPAGMCKTCSGLGKIVKVDVEAIIEPDKSWKEGCVKDSLFRPGSWYWKQYAGSGLFDLDKPVREYTGEEYNLLLYGSRDGRGEPENPKVTGLFHKYTKTLLNRDISSKSRHTQDKSQNLISEIECTDCRGKRLNDTVLNCRIGGYSIADMCGMELTQLREVLSQISDQTVGVLIQTMIEGVDRMIEIGLPYLHLNRETPSLSGGEAQRLKLVRYMGSSLTGLTYIFDEPSAGMHPRDVYRMNNLLRQLRDKGNTVLVVEHDKDVISIADYVIDVGPLAGQSGGEIVFAGSYQKLLKADTLTGRAMRQKMPLKPNPRQPAGMLPVRNACLHNLKHVDVDIPLGIMTVVTGVAGSGKSTLISKVFASQYESDIVMVDQGPITATNRSTPASYLGFFDEIRKLLARESGKPDGLFSFNSTGACPVCGGKGVIVTELAFMDPIVTECEACGGLRYNQEALACTYKGKNIVEILSLTASQALEVFEDAGIRRRLKVMKQVGLSYLTLGQPLGTLSGGERQRIKLAKKLGKRGKIIVMDEPTTGLHMSDIQNLMELFDMIVSRDNTLVVIEHNLDVMKRADWIIDIGPDGGKNGGEVVFAGTPVDMLRNANTLTADSLRASCER from the coding sequence ATGGCAGATATTCTGGTGCAGGGACTGACTCAAAATAATTTAAAGCACGTCAGTTTCAGGATCCCCAGGGAAAAAATTACAGTGTTTACCGGCGTGTCTGGTTCCGGTAAATCCAGTATTGTATTTGATACCATTGCCGCCGAGTCACAGCGGCAGATGAATGCCACCTATCCGGCGTTCGTACGGGCCAGGCTGCCCAAATATCCTAAGCCCGCCGCCGAGCGTATTGACAATCTGACGGCGTCCGTCGTGGTGGACCAGTCTCCTCTGGGAGGCAACTCCCGTTCCACAGTGGGAACGATCAGCGGTCTGTATTCCAGCCTGCGGCTTTTGTTTTCCAGGATCGGACGGCCGTATGTGGGGACGGCATCCTGCTTTTCCTTTAATGACCCGGCGGGGATGTGCAAAACATGTTCCGGTCTTGGGAAGATTGTTAAAGTAGACGTGGAAGCCATCATAGAACCAGATAAGTCCTGGAAGGAAGGCTGCGTGAAGGATTCCCTGTTCCGGCCCGGTTCCTGGTACTGGAAGCAGTATGCCGGGTCCGGGCTGTTCGACCTGGACAAGCCGGTCCGGGAGTATACCGGGGAGGAATACAATCTGCTTCTGTATGGTTCGCGTGACGGCAGGGGTGAGCCGGAAAATCCGAAAGTGACCGGTCTGTTTCATAAATATACGAAAACGCTTCTGAACCGTGATATCAGCAGCAAAAGCAGGCATACTCAGGATAAGTCACAAAATCTGATTTCAGAGATCGAGTGTACCGACTGCCGCGGAAAGCGCCTGAATGATACGGTATTGAACTGCAGGATTGGAGGATATTCCATCGCGGATATGTGCGGAATGGAGCTGACCCAGCTTCGTGAAGTTCTGTCACAGATATCAGATCAGACGGTGGGGGTTCTGATACAGACGATGATAGAGGGGGTGGACAGGATGATAGAGATCGGCCTGCCGTATCTGCATCTCAACCGGGAAACTCCTTCACTGTCCGGCGGTGAGGCACAGCGTCTGAAGCTGGTCCGGTACATGGGCAGCAGTTTGACAGGGCTGACCTATATCTTTGATGAACCCAGCGCCGGTATGCATCCACGTGATGTCTATCGCATGAATAATCTGCTCAGACAGCTCCGTGACAAGGGCAATACGGTACTTGTGGTGGAGCACGACAAAGATGTCATCTCTATCGCTGACTATGTAATTGATGTGGGGCCGCTGGCGGGGCAGAGCGGCGGGGAGATCGTGTTTGCGGGCAGTTATCAAAAGCTACTGAAAGCCGATACCCTTACAGGCAGGGCAATGCGGCAGAAAATGCCATTGAAGCCAAATCCCCGACAGCCGGCGGGCATGCTGCCCGTCCGGAATGCCTGCCTCCATAACCTGAAACATGTAGATGTGGACATCCCACTTGGGATTATGACCGTTGTGACCGGTGTGGCCGGTTCCGGAAAGAGCACGCTGATCTCCAAAGTGTTTGCCAGCCAGTATGAAAGCGATATTGTGATGGTGGACCAGGGCCCCATCACGGCGACGAACCGCTCCACGCCTGCCTCCTACCTCGGCTTTTTCGATGAAATACGGAAGCTGCTGGCGCGGGAGAGCGGAAAGCCGGACGGCCTGTTCAGCTTCAATTCCACAGGTGCATGTCCGGTGTGCGGCGGCAAGGGGGTTATCGTGACAGAACTTGCTTTCATGGATCCGATTGTGACAGAGTGCGAGGCCTGCGGAGGGCTGCGTTATAATCAGGAGGCACTCGCCTGTACCTATAAAGGGAAAAATATTGTGGAGATTTTGAGCCTGACTGCTTCACAGGCGCTGGAAGTGTTCGAGGATGCCGGAATCAGAAGACGGCTGAAGGTGATGAAGCAGGTGGGGCTATCCTATCTGACGCTGGGACAGCCGCTTGGGACACTGTCCGGCGGCGAACGCCAGAGGATCAAGCTGGCGAAGAAACTGGGGAAGAGGGGCAAAATTATTGTGATGGACGAGCCAACCACCGGCCTGCACATGTCTGATATCCAGAATCTGATGGAGCTGTTCGATATGATCGTGTCCCGTGATAACACCCTGGTGGTGATCGAACACAATCTTGATGTGATGAAACGGGCGGATTGGATTATCGACATCGGACCGGATGGAGGCAAAAATGGGGGCGAGGTGGTATTCGCAGGAACGCCGGTGGATATGCTGAGGAACGCAAACACGCTGACCGCCGATAGCCTGCGGGCCTCGTGTGAACGGTGA
- a CDS encoding class I SAM-dependent methyltransferase, producing MYIKEKITDYWSDRAESYSQQNQFQLTSCYDKWKSLLLQYAPDRKNTKILDVGTGPGFFAILLAKEGYQVTAVDQNAEMLRCAQENARQAGVDICFLQTGDELPFADGSMDMIVARDVTWMQLEPEKVLESWYRILKKDGCLLYFDAEWYGYLRDERQAQEYRSFRRYVKEQSGFVYEKANEMERLAAEFPLTYQERPKWDGEFWKSLNPRQVSCKTELNPIVYSEIEQLQYAKTPEFLVCVQK from the coding sequence ATGTACATAAAGGAAAAAATTACCGATTACTGGAGCGACAGGGCCGAGAGCTACAGTCAGCAGAATCAGTTTCAGCTCACCAGCTGTTATGACAAATGGAAATCCCTGCTTTTGCAGTATGCACCCGACAGAAAGAATACAAAGATTCTGGATGTTGGCACGGGACCTGGATTTTTTGCGATCTTGCTCGCGAAGGAGGGATATCAGGTGACAGCGGTGGACCAGAATGCCGAGATGCTGCGGTGCGCCCAGGAAAATGCCAGACAGGCCGGAGTTGATATCTGTTTTCTGCAGACGGGGGATGAGCTTCCGTTCGCGGACGGCAGCATGGATATGATCGTTGCCAGGGATGTGACGTGGATGCAGCTGGAACCGGAAAAGGTGCTGGAATCCTGGTACCGGATATTGAAAAAGGACGGATGCCTGCTTTATTTTGATGCGGAGTGGTATGGTTATCTGAGAGATGAAAGACAGGCACAGGAGTATCGGTCATTTCGCCGGTATGTGAAAGAACAGTCCGGATTTGTATATGAAAAAGCGAATGAGATGGAACGCCTTGCGGCAGAATTTCCGCTTACATATCAGGAACGTCCGAAATGGGACGGAGAGTTCTGGAAATCACTGAATCCAAGACAGGTGTCCTGTAAGACGGAACTGAATCCGATCGTATATTCAGAGATCGAACAGCTGCAGTATGCAAAAACGCCGGAGTTCCTGGTATGTGTGCAGAAGTAG
- a CDS encoding energy-coupled thiamine transporter ThiT has product MSFFVKASEDGYALTSGGYAAVGILLAALLILASVIAGRGKRKHMNARQLVFCAMSVALASVLSMLKVYEFPFGGAVTLCSMLFICLPGYFYGLGAGLLSATAYGVLQFLLGPYILFPIQIIVDYLLAFGAFGLSGLFAKSRRGLLKGYIIGILGRYVFSVLSGWLFFGEYAWAGWGALSYSLAYNAAYIFAEGILTIVILMIPSVSKALARVKEMAIN; this is encoded by the coding sequence ATGTCATTTTTTGTTAAGGCTTCGGAGGATGGATATGCGCTCACGTCAGGGGGATACGCGGCTGTGGGGATATTGCTGGCGGCTTTGCTGATCCTGGCTTCGGTTATTGCTGGCAGAGGAAAAAGAAAACACATGAATGCACGGCAGCTGGTGTTCTGTGCCATGTCGGTTGCTCTGGCATCCGTGTTGTCCATGCTGAAGGTCTATGAATTTCCGTTCGGCGGTGCGGTCACGCTTTGCAGCATGCTGTTTATCTGCCTGCCGGGATATTTTTACGGTCTGGGGGCGGGTCTTTTAAGCGCGACAGCCTATGGCGTGCTGCAGTTTCTGCTGGGGCCGTATATTCTGTTTCCGATACAGATCATCGTCGACTATCTGCTTGCTTTCGGCGCATTTGGACTCTCCGGACTCTTTGCAAAGTCCAGGCGAGGGCTGCTGAAGGGGTACATCATCGGTATCCTGGGACGCTACGTATTCTCGGTTCTCTCCGGATGGCTGTTTTTCGGGGAATATGCGTGGGCAGGATGGGGGGCACTGTCGTACTCACTTGCATATAATGCAGCGTATATTTTTGCTGAGGGGATACTGACAATCGTGATTCTGATGATTCCGTCTGTCAGCAAAGCCCTGGCACGGGTAAAAGAGATGGCGATCAATTAA
- a CDS encoding cation-translocating P-type ATPase: MKKLEELLEWGGTKKDITCLLISAAALLASLFEFHPFTFDMAWVAVILCGVPIILEAVIGLVSAFDIKADVLVSIALVASVIIGEDFAAGEIAFIMQLGALLEDLTVARARAGIEKLVHLTPRTARRILGTQEIIIPAEEVQAGDILRVLPGETIPVDGVIKAGQTSVNQAIMTGESLPVDKAAGDEVASGTVNQFGSFDMEATKAEEDSSIQRMIRLVQSADAGKAKIVGIADRFATWIVVIALTAAALTWMISGELIRAVTILVVFCPCAMVLATPTAIMAAIGNATRHGFLVREGDALERLASAGYITFDKTGTLTYGTPQVVAVHSFKEELTEHELYTYAATAEMRSEHPLGKAIVRCFKENIKAEIPEPEQFQMLPGRGVKAMQSGRQIIAGNLELLSGSQILIPESAKHEMKQYLDDGCTVTMLAVDEELAGFIALADTLRDSAARTILGVKQAGVTPVLLTGDNENAARHIGGQLHIDEIRANCLPEDKLIWIDSYQKQEKQVCMIGDGINDAPALKKACVGIAMGGVGSDIAVDAADIVLVNDDIREIPYLFYLAKRMMITIKCNLTFSLILNFIAIVLAISGILNPVVGALVHNAGSVVVILNSAVLLTWKKR, encoded by the coding sequence ATGAAAAAATTAGAGGAACTATTGGAATGGGGAGGAACAAAAAAAGACATCACCTGTCTCTTGATTTCTGCCGCAGCATTGCTTGCAAGTCTCTTTGAGTTTCATCCGTTTACTTTTGATATGGCATGGGTCGCAGTTATCTTATGTGGCGTTCCCATTATTTTAGAAGCGGTGATCGGTCTTGTGAGCGCATTTGATATCAAGGCTGATGTCCTGGTTTCCATTGCGCTGGTGGCTTCGGTGATCATCGGGGAAGACTTCGCAGCAGGTGAGATTGCATTCATTATGCAGCTCGGAGCTCTGCTGGAGGATTTGACAGTAGCCAGAGCCCGTGCGGGAATTGAGAAACTTGTACATTTGACTCCCCGGACAGCCAGGAGGATACTGGGAACACAGGAAATTATAATACCGGCGGAAGAGGTGCAGGCTGGTGATATCCTGCGGGTACTGCCGGGTGAGACGATTCCGGTTGACGGCGTTATTAAAGCTGGACAGACTTCTGTCAATCAGGCGATTATGACCGGCGAATCACTGCCGGTAGACAAGGCAGCCGGTGACGAGGTTGCCAGCGGTACCGTCAATCAGTTTGGCTCTTTTGACATGGAGGCAACAAAAGCAGAAGAAGACAGTTCGATTCAGCGCATGATCCGGCTGGTCCAGTCGGCAGATGCGGGAAAGGCAAAGATTGTCGGGATCGCCGACCGCTTTGCGACCTGGATCGTGGTAATTGCACTGACTGCCGCGGCTCTTACCTGGATGATATCAGGTGAGTTGATCCGTGCAGTAACGATTCTTGTTGTTTTCTGCCCGTGTGCAATGGTGCTTGCAACGCCAACTGCGATCATGGCGGCTATCGGAAATGCTACACGGCACGGCTTTCTTGTACGGGAGGGAGACGCGTTGGAACGGCTCGCATCGGCAGGGTATATTACGTTTGATAAAACGGGGACACTGACATACGGGACACCTCAGGTAGTGGCAGTTCACAGTTTCAAAGAAGAACTCACGGAACATGAACTTTATACGTATGCGGCAACTGCTGAAATGCGTTCTGAGCATCCTCTGGGAAAAGCGATCGTACGCTGCTTTAAGGAAAATATAAAAGCGGAAATTCCAGAGCCTGAACAGTTCCAGATGCTTCCGGGACGCGGGGTAAAGGCAATGCAAAGCGGAAGACAAATTATTGCCGGAAACCTGGAATTACTTTCAGGAAGCCAGATTTTGATACCAGAGTCTGCGAAACATGAAATGAAACAGTATCTGGATGACGGATGTACTGTGACCATGCTTGCCGTCGACGAGGAGCTGGCAGGTTTTATTGCACTGGCGGACACACTGCGTGATAGTGCTGCGCGGACCATTCTGGGCGTGAAGCAGGCGGGAGTGACACCGGTTCTCCTGACCGGAGATAATGAAAATGCTGCAAGACACATCGGCGGCCAGCTGCATATCGATGAAATCAGGGCGAACTGCCTGCCGGAAGATAAGCTGATATGGATAGACAGTTATCAAAAACAGGAAAAGCAGGTGTGTATGATCGGGGATGGCATCAATGATGCGCCGGCTCTGAAAAAAGCATGTGTTGGAATCGCCATGGGCGGTGTGGGAAGTGACATCGCGGTGGATGCTGCTGATATCGTACTGGTCAATGATGATATCAGGGAGATCCCATATCTGTTTTATCTTGCAAAGCGGATGATGATCACGATTAAGTGTAATCTCACGTTTTCACTGATTCTGAACTTTATTGCAATTGTTCTGGCGATCAGCGGGATACTAAATCCGGTCGTCGGCGCGCTGGTGCACAATGCAGGTTCAGTGGTAGTCATTTTAAATTCAGCAGTTCTGCTGACATGGAAAAAAAGATGA
- a CDS encoding Crp/Fnr family transcriptional regulator codes for MDYIFLSKTLLFRGDSPEEIEIMLNCLGCERKTFKRGEVIYHAGDIVQSLGIVMSGRAQIENDDLWGNKSVLDSLGPGQVFAETYACVPGEPLMVSVTATEASEILFLNIGRVLKTCPNACQHHSRLVSNLLTISAQKNLNLSRRIFHTSSKSIRGRLMSYLSFQAARQGCYEFTIPFNRQQLADYLSVDRSAMSNELSKMQREGLLSVDRNHFCLKEDMADFGGE; via the coding sequence ATGGATTATATTTTTTTATCAAAGACTTTACTGTTCCGAGGGGATTCTCCTGAAGAAATTGAAATCATGTTGAACTGCCTGGGATGTGAACGGAAAACGTTTAAAAGAGGGGAAGTAATCTATCACGCCGGTGACATTGTCCAGTCTCTTGGCATCGTCATGTCAGGTCGGGCGCAAATTGAAAATGATGATCTGTGGGGGAATAAAAGTGTACTGGACAGTCTGGGACCAGGTCAGGTCTTTGCAGAGACGTACGCCTGTGTTCCGGGCGAACCTCTGATGGTGAGTGTTACAGCGACCGAGGCGTCTGAGATCTTATTTTTAAATATCGGGCGGGTACTGAAGACCTGCCCCAATGCCTGCCAGCACCACAGCAGGCTGGTCAGCAATCTGCTCACCATCTCTGCTCAGAAAAATCTGAACCTGTCCCGGCGGATCTTCCACACATCATCGAAATCTATCCGGGGAAGGCTGATGTCGTATCTGTCATTTCAGGCTGCCCGTCAGGGGTGTTATGAATTTACCATACCGTTTAACCGTCAGCAGCTTGCAGACTATCTGAGCGTGGACCGCAGTGCCATGTCAAATGAACTGAGTAAAATGCAGAGAGAGGGATTATTGTCTGTTGACAGGAATCATTTCTGCCTCAAAGAAGACATGGCAGATTTTGGAGGTGAATAA
- a CDS encoding 4Fe-4S binding protein → MVRRIIQIDEEKCNGCGLCANACHEGAIGVTGGKAKLLRDDYCDGLGDCLPACPVDAIHFVEREAADYDREAVAANQKKKAGPVQPVPVASSQLRQWPVQIKLVAVNAPFLEGADLLIAADCTAYAYGNFHQEFMHGRVTLVGCPKLDDGDYSEKLTQIIRQNHIRSVTVVRMEVPCCAGIEHAAMTALENSGKRIPWQTVTISKNGRVLE, encoded by the coding sequence ATGGTTCGAAGAATTATCCAGATAGATGAAGAAAAATGCAATGGATGCGGCCTGTGTGCAAATGCCTGTCATGAGGGTGCGATAGGGGTGACAGGCGGCAAGGCGAAGCTGCTGCGGGATGACTACTGTGACGGTCTGGGTGATTGTCTCCCCGCATGTCCAGTCGATGCGATTCATTTCGTAGAACGTGAAGCGGCCGACTATGACAGAGAGGCTGTCGCCGCCAATCAGAAGAAAAAAGCCGGACCGGTGCAGCCTGTGCCCGTGGCATCGTCCCAGCTGAGGCAATGGCCGGTGCAGATAAAGCTGGTGGCTGTAAATGCTCCTTTTCTCGAAGGGGCGGATCTGCTGATCGCTGCCGACTGCACGGCGTATGCTTATGGAAATTTCCATCAGGAGTTTATGCACGGCAGAGTGACACTGGTCGGATGTCCGAAACTGGACGACGGCGATTACAGTGAAAAGCTGACTCAGATCATCAGACAGAATCATATCAGGAGCGTGACGGTGGTCCGGATGGAAGTCCCCTGTTGCGCCGGTATTGAACATGCGGCGATGACAGCGCTTGAAAACAGCGGAAAACGTATTCCATGGCAGACAGTTACCATTTCTAAAAATGGGCGTGTCTTAGAATAA
- a CDS encoding ABC transporter permease: MKRREKIRRNPASFYVMAVLILLLFVIALAAPILAPNDPYHTELSDALQGPSRKYPLGTDPMGRCMLSRILFGARISIFSSLIIICIVFVIGTGIGVISGYSGGIVDRILTKIITIMQAFPKFILAIAIAGVMGIGIRNTILALCLVEWAEYARLARSLTLGVRGRTYIRAARVCGEGRMKIMVRHIIPNIIPPLIVNASLGISVMIMEVAALSYLGVGVKSPMAEWGAMMNTGKDYMQTNISLVLIPGAAIFLTAVLFNLFGDKQRDILDRSTRV; encoded by the coding sequence ATGAAAAGAAGGGAGAAAATCAGGCGGAATCCTGCTTCTTTTTATGTAATGGCAGTTTTGATCCTTCTTCTGTTTGTAATTGCGCTTGCGGCGCCCATACTTGCACCGAACGATCCGTATCACACAGAGTTAAGTGATGCACTGCAGGGGCCGAGCCGTAAGTATCCGCTGGGAACAGATCCTATGGGACGCTGTATGCTGTCTAGAATCCTATTTGGGGCGCGAATTTCTATTTTCAGCAGTTTGATTATTATTTGTATCGTATTTGTAATAGGCACGGGGATCGGTGTGATTTCCGGATATTCGGGAGGCATTGTAGATCGGATTCTGACTAAAATTATTACGATTATGCAGGCATTTCCAAAGTTTATTCTGGCGATTGCCATCGCAGGAGTCATGGGAATAGGCATCCGGAATACGATTCTTGCGTTATGCCTGGTTGAGTGGGCGGAATATGCCAGACTGGCCCGCAGCCTGACACTGGGCGTCAGGGGACGAACCTATATCCGGGCGGCAAGAGTATGCGGAGAGGGCAGGATGAAGATTATGGTCCGGCATATTATTCCCAATATTATCCCGCCGCTGATTGTCAACGCCAGCCTCGGTATTTCGGTCATGATCATGGAAGTGGCGGCCCTGTCATATCTGGGAGTCGGGGTGAAATCACCGATGGCGGAATGGGGTGCCATGATGAACACCGGCAAGGATTATATGCAGACAAATATCAGTCTCGTACTGATCCCGGGAGCAGCAATCTTTTTGACGGCGGTGCTGTTTAATCTTTTCGGAGACAAGCAGAGAGATATATTGGACCGTTCGACAAGAGTGTAA